One window of Anaerofustis stercorihominis DSM 17244 genomic DNA carries:
- a CDS encoding PTS sugar transporter subunit IIB, which yields MKIITVCGMGMGTSLILKMTIESVLKKEGLSAEVVHSDLGSAKAQNADLFAISVDMVNAFGESGKNYVAVQSVFDENGVRETVLPVVKKFLEENEK from the coding sequence ATGAAAATTATTACAGTTTGCGGAATGGGGATGGGTACGTCTTTAATTTTAAAGATGACTATCGAATCTGTACTTAAAAAAGAAGGTTTAAGTGCAGAAGTAGTTCATTCGGATTTAGGTTCGGCTAAAGCTCAAAATGCTGATTTATTTGCGATTTCGGTAGATATGGTAAATGCATTTGGAGAGTCCGGCAAAAATTATGTTGCTGTACAAAGTGTATTTGACGAAAACGGCGTAAGAGAGACAGTTTTACCTGTTGTGAAAAAATTTTTAGAAGAAAATGAAAAATAA
- a CDS encoding glycyl radical protein has translation MNDRIKRIKKSVVSVKPEVCTERLRIITESYERYKDEPIIVKRALSLRDILLNMSIYLEDEQLVIGNQASGIRRAPLFPEYSWDWIFKEIDEFEKRPSDVFYVNEENKKIMREILPLWKGKTLKDRVLKTQTKEVLEDKKVGVLGWEGNVTAGEGHIIMNFEKVLKVGFRGIVNEAEDKLSKLDYTDPDDLRKVSFYKAVKIVYSASSEFVERYIDLLEGKIIIEKDEQRKKELKQIKKNCENIEYNPPTTFKSAVQLLWFVQLISQIEANGHSMSMGRVDKYIYPFYKRDIDKGILNRDEAKEYIECFYLKLFTVIKIRPWSHTRFVAGYPTYQNIIIGGKNIDGKSDLNEMSYILLEALGDIKLSEPNFYIRCHEDMPKDFVDLMIKVIKMGFGMPALVNDDVIINSLIDRGVSKEDAYDYSTMGCLEVQVPGKWGYRANGKTKVNVLKIMEIALNGGVDPKSGIKTIEGIPEFTKFTDFDEVYKAYCKAMIYYMRLQVTADNINDIAMEELVPDAFCSGLVEDCIGRGKTIKEGGAVYDMISGALVGGPNVGNSLYALKKAVFEDKLLTLEDVQNAVRSNYEGIEGEKIRLLLQNKIDKYGNDNDEADDMVVKIYKPYIDNIASYKNTRFGRGPIGGMFIPSTVTISSNVPDGAKVGATPDGRKDEEPTAEGVSPMHGTEKNGPTSVINSVSKLETRKMTGGQLLNMRFNPTTVKTKKDEEKFYALIEAFFKKNGWHVQFNMISTDTLIKAQKEPEKYQDLVVRVAGYSALFTSLDKITQDDIISRMEYEL, from the coding sequence ATGAATGACAGAATCAAAAGAATTAAAAAAAGTGTGGTCAGCGTAAAACCCGAAGTATGTACCGAAAGGCTGAGGATAATAACAGAGTCTTATGAAAGGTACAAAGATGAACCTATTATAGTAAAAAGGGCATTGTCACTAAGAGATATTCTTTTAAATATGAGTATTTATTTGGAAGATGAGCAGCTTGTTATCGGCAATCAGGCTTCGGGAATAAGAAGAGCTCCGTTGTTTCCCGAATATTCATGGGACTGGATTTTTAAAGAAATAGATGAATTTGAAAAAAGACCCAGCGATGTCTTTTATGTAAATGAAGAAAATAAAAAGATAATGAGAGAAATATTACCTTTATGGAAAGGAAAGACATTAAAAGACAGAGTACTTAAGACGCAGACAAAAGAAGTTTTGGAAGATAAAAAAGTCGGTGTTCTCGGATGGGAAGGAAATGTAACAGCCGGAGAAGGACATATAATCATGAACTTTGAAAAGGTGTTAAAAGTTGGATTCAGAGGTATTGTAAATGAAGCAGAGGATAAACTTTCAAAACTCGACTATACCGACCCTGATGATTTGAGAAAAGTTTCTTTTTATAAGGCTGTAAAAATTGTATATTCCGCTTCAAGTGAATTTGTTGAAAGATATATAGATTTGCTTGAGGGAAAAATTATTATAGAAAAGGATGAACAAAGAAAGAAGGAGTTAAAACAAATTAAGAAGAACTGTGAGAATATTGAATATAATCCTCCTACAACTTTCAAAAGTGCGGTTCAGCTCCTTTGGTTTGTTCAGCTGATTTCTCAGATAGAAGCCAACGGACATTCAATGTCTATGGGCAGGGTGGATAAATATATTTATCCGTTTTACAAGAGAGATATCGATAAAGGAATTTTAAATAGAGATGAAGCAAAAGAATACATAGAGTGTTTTTATTTAAAACTATTCACGGTAATAAAGATTAGACCTTGGTCTCATACAAGATTTGTTGCCGGATACCCTACATATCAAAATATTATTATAGGCGGGAAGAATATAGACGGGAAAAGTGATTTGAATGAAATGTCGTATATACTTCTTGAAGCTCTGGGCGATATCAAATTGTCAGAACCTAATTTTTATATAAGGTGTCATGAAGATATGCCTAAGGATTTCGTGGATTTAATGATAAAAGTCATAAAGATGGGTTTCGGTATGCCTGCTCTTGTAAATGATGATGTTATCATAAATTCTTTGATCGACAGAGGTGTGAGCAAAGAAGACGCTTATGACTATTCCACAATGGGGTGTCTTGAAGTTCAGGTTCCCGGTAAATGGGGATATAGGGCAAACGGAAAGACAAAAGTAAATGTATTAAAAATAATGGAAATTGCTTTAAACGGAGGAGTAGATCCCAAAAGCGGTATTAAAACTATAGAAGGGATTCCCGAATTTACAAAGTTTACTGATTTTGATGAAGTGTATAAAGCTTACTGTAAAGCAATGATATATTATATGCGTCTTCAAGTCACTGCGGATAATATCAATGATATTGCCATGGAAGAACTTGTTCCCGATGCATTTTGTTCAGGGCTTGTAGAGGACTGTATAGGAAGAGGTAAGACTATAAAAGAAGGCGGAGCCGTTTACGATATGATAAGCGGAGCATTGGTAGGCGGTCCTAATGTCGGTAATTCACTGTATGCCTTAAAGAAGGCTGTGTTTGAAGATAAGTTACTGACCTTGGAAGATGTTCAAAATGCTGTAAGAAGCAATTATGAAGGTATTGAAGGAGAAAAAATAAGACTGCTTCTTCAAAACAAAATAGACAAATACGGAAACGATAATGATGAAGCGGATGATATGGTTGTGAAGATTTATAAACCATACATTGATAATATAGCTTCTTATAAAAATACAAGATTTGGCAGAGGTCCGATCGGCGGTATGTTCATTCCTTCCACCGTTACGATTTCTTCAAATGTTCCCGACGGAGCAAAAGTAGGAGCAACACCAGACGGTAGAAAAGATGAGGAACCGACTGCGGAAGGGGTATCTCCTATGCACGGAACAGAGAAGAACGGTCCGACAAGTGTTATAAATTCTGTTTCAAAATTGGAGACGAGAAAGATGACAGGCGGACAATTGCTTAATATGAGATTTAATCCGACTACGGTAAAGACCAAAAAAGATGAAGAAAAATTTTATGCATTGATAGAAGCATTTTTCAAGAAGAACGGATGGCATGTTCAGTTTAACATGATATCTACGGATACTTTAATCAAAGCCCAGAAAGAACCCGAGAAATATCAAGATTTAGTTGTAAGGGTTGCAGGATATAGTGCTTTATTTACTTCTTTGGACAAAATTACTCAGGACGACATAATAAGCAGGATGGAATATGAATTATAG
- a CDS encoding PTS ascorbate transporter subunit IIC: MNYLINFVDYMANYVLGVPAIMIALVSMIGLIAQKKSLPDILSGTMKSAMGYLILSTGAGILVSCMVPLGGIMNEVFGFQGFFPNDESIIAAVMGTYGKVAVLSMVVCFIVNLIVARFTKFKYVYLTGHMLLFINMLVCVLIEVQLGITSTWQIVLLSGLISGIYCPLAIALCQKYTDKVTNNAGVGLAHSSCLQAFIGGWIGERFGDPSKSTEDLKLPKWASIFRDATLATGITMFLVFLVVAFIAPKDYILEQVGEQGRFMWAVMNGLNFGAGITILLSGVRMLIAEIVPAFKGFADKIVPNAKPGLDCPIVMPYAPTAWLLGFLISFPIGIICTLISAGPLSVQYVLIAGVIPHFFGSGPAAVYGNATGGVKGAVIASIVSSLILSFGIQLLIPLTGSVCIGTGLTWGESDFGVWGTLLGYIFKGISSIF; this comes from the coding sequence ATGAATTATTTAATCAATTTTGTAGATTATATGGCAAACTATGTCCTAGGCGTTCCGGCTATTATGATTGCTCTTGTTTCTATGATAGGACTTATTGCTCAAAAAAAATCTTTGCCTGATATATTGTCGGGAACAATGAAATCGGCTATGGGTTATTTGATATTAAGTACGGGAGCAGGCATACTTGTAAGCTGTATGGTACCCCTTGGGGGAATAATGAATGAAGTTTTTGGTTTTCAAGGATTTTTCCCTAATGATGAATCAATAATAGCTGCGGTAATGGGGACTTACGGAAAAGTGGCAGTTTTGTCAATGGTTGTATGTTTTATAGTAAATTTAATAGTAGCAAGGTTTACAAAGTTTAAATATGTATATTTAACGGGACATATGTTACTATTCATCAATATGTTGGTCTGTGTACTTATAGAAGTACAGTTAGGTATTACCAGCACATGGCAGATTGTTCTCTTAAGCGGTTTGATAAGCGGTATATATTGTCCGTTAGCCATTGCGCTATGTCAAAAGTATACCGATAAAGTTACAAACAATGCAGGAGTGGGACTTGCTCATTCATCATGTCTGCAAGCATTTATAGGTGGTTGGATCGGCGAGAGATTTGGTGATCCAAGTAAATCTACGGAAGATTTAAAACTACCTAAATGGGCGAGTATTTTCAGAGATGCGACGCTTGCTACCGGGATAACGATGTTTTTAGTATTCTTGGTCGTAGCTTTTATAGCTCCGAAAGATTATATATTAGAGCAGGTAGGCGAACAAGGTAGGTTTATGTGGGCTGTAATGAACGGTCTTAACTTTGGTGCCGGAATAACCATTTTGTTATCCGGTGTTAGAATGCTTATTGCAGAGATCGTACCTGCATTCAAAGGTTTTGCAGATAAAATCGTACCTAATGCTAAACCGGGTCTTGACTGTCCGATAGTTATGCCTTATGCTCCGACTGCTTGGCTTTTGGGTTTCTTAATAAGTTTTCCGATAGGTATTATATGTACATTGATTTCTGCGGGACCTCTAAGCGTTCAGTATGTGCTTATTGCGGGGGTTATCCCTCACTTCTTCGGTTCAGGTCCTGCTGCTGTTTACGGTAATGCAACAGGCGGTGTAAAAGGCGCAGTCATTGCATCAATAGTTTCTTCTCTTATCTTAAGCTTTGGTATACAGTTGCTTATTCCGCTAACGGGAAGCGTATGTATCGGTACCGGACTTACATGGGGTGAAAGTGACTTTGGTGTATGGGGTACATTGCTTGGATACATATTCAAAGGTATATCAAGTATCTTTTAA
- a CDS encoding BglG family transcription antiterminator: MFLKRRELLILKSLMLADKGIRISYLTNKFKVSERMIRYDIDNINYFLKSINAFIDKDRNGNFILNIKEEDIAKLKEEINNFAVTDVYLTEEDRFNYIIIKLLTANNPITISSIAEELYVSRSSLNKTMKKVYEWFDEQGIDVISKTNYGILLNCSENKWRKAVIKLSNNKEHRGYFYSLLHKASNDSDDNYLNPTNYILPLYKEALFDEEDLYKIIDSISYLEDLLETKFDDSSYVSLLIHLAIAMKRLKKGNKILMSDEQLEQLKNEDEYSVSKSFAKYLNTIFDIDIPDEEIGYITIHLMGARRFFILANDDKELREVVIKIIDNVQKILNKSIDNKYIDDLIKDLTVHLKPAISRLKNSLMIENPILGTIKGKYMDIFSAVEKSCFIIKEKYYIENIPDDEIAYITMHIGASLEKSRVIKSKKIKAITMCASGLGTSKMLSSRIQREFPMIEIIGEISIFDASRYRKADVIISTIDTYIKTEIPIIRVTPLLDNKDIKKIEDFLDIKRVVPNYEILGDLDNKIDIIVKAAKDNSTDLDEIKFKDDLYKILINNNNTGEEILPMLSELIDEKRISFYDAKNWEDAVREAGRLLVNTKCAKNGYVDKMVDTVKELGSYIVITKGIALPHARPEDGALKVAMSLVILNNPINFGNKNNDPVKAVFGLCAVDNHTHLRALSDLGKFAVNEDNFSTLVSLKSKKEISKYIKQICEESDKNE; this comes from the coding sequence ATGTTTCTAAAAAGAAGAGAACTATTGATACTCAAAAGTTTAATGTTAGCCGATAAAGGTATCAGGATATCGTATCTGACAAATAAATTTAAGGTATCGGAAAGAATGATAAGGTATGACATCGATAATATAAATTATTTTCTTAAAAGTATCAATGCTTTTATAGACAAAGATAGAAATGGAAATTTTATTTTAAATATAAAAGAGGAAGATATAGCAAAGTTAAAAGAGGAGATAAATAACTTTGCCGTTACTGATGTTTATCTTACGGAAGAAGATAGGTTTAATTATATAATCATAAAACTTTTAACCGCAAACAATCCAATAACTATTTCATCTATAGCTGAGGAACTTTACGTAAGCAGAAGTTCGTTAAATAAAACGATGAAAAAGGTCTATGAATGGTTTGATGAACAAGGTATCGATGTTATAAGTAAGACCAATTACGGGATACTTTTAAATTGTTCGGAAAATAAGTGGAGAAAAGCAGTAATAAAATTAAGCAATAACAAAGAACACCGCGGTTACTTTTACAGTCTTCTTCACAAAGCCTCCAATGACAGTGACGATAATTATTTAAACCCTACCAATTATATTCTTCCTCTATATAAAGAAGCTTTATTCGATGAAGAAGATTTATATAAAATTATAGATTCGATTTCATATTTGGAAGATTTACTGGAAACAAAATTTGATGATTCAAGTTATGTATCTTTATTGATACATCTGGCAATAGCAATGAAGAGACTCAAGAAGGGAAACAAGATTTTAATGTCGGATGAACAGCTTGAACAGCTTAAAAATGAAGATGAATACTCTGTTTCCAAAAGTTTTGCTAAATATTTAAATACCATTTTCGATATTGATATTCCTGATGAAGAAATAGGTTATATAACCATCCATTTGATGGGAGCAAGAAGATTTTTTATTCTTGCAAATGATGATAAAGAATTAAGAGAAGTCGTAATAAAAATCATTGATAATGTTCAAAAGATTTTAAATAAAAGTATTGATAATAAATATATCGATGATTTGATTAAAGATTTGACTGTTCATTTAAAACCGGCAATATCAAGGCTTAAGAATTCTTTAATGATCGAAAATCCTATACTGGGTACCATAAAAGGGAAATATATGGATATATTTTCTGCGGTAGAAAAATCTTGTTTTATCATTAAAGAAAAATATTATATAGAAAATATCCCTGATGACGAGATAGCTTATATAACGATGCATATCGGGGCAAGTTTAGAAAAATCAAGAGTTATCAAAAGTAAAAAAATAAAAGCTATAACAATGTGTGCAAGCGGTCTCGGGACTTCCAAAATGCTTTCCAGCAGGATACAAAGGGAATTTCCAATGATAGAAATCATAGGAGAAATATCAATATTCGATGCTTCCAGATATAGAAAAGCAGATGTGATAATTTCAACCATAGATACTTATATAAAAACCGAGATCCCAATCATAAGGGTAACGCCTTTACTTGATAATAAAGATATAAAAAAAATAGAAGATTTCCTTGATATAAAAAGGGTAGTTCCAAACTATGAAATACTTGGTGACTTAGATAATAAAATAGACATAATCGTAAAGGCAGCAAAAGATAACAGTACTGATTTGGATGAAATTAAATTTAAAGATGATTTATACAAAATATTGATTAATAACAACAATACAGGAGAGGAGATTTTACCTATGCTTTCGGAGTTAATTGACGAAAAGAGAATTTCATTTTATGACGCAAAAAATTGGGAGGACGCAGTAAGGGAGGCCGGGAGACTATTGGTGAATACCAAATGTGCTAAAAACGGATATGTGGATAAAATGGTGGATACCGTTAAGGAACTTGGCTCTTATATAGTAATAACAAAGGGTATCGCCTTACCCCATGCAAGACCGGAAGACGGAGCTTTAAAAGTTGCAATGAGTCTTGTAATACTGAATAATCCCATAAATTTCGGTAATAAGAATAATGACCCGGTAAAGGCGGTTTTCGGACTTTGTGCGGTTGATAATCACACTCATTTAAGGGCACTTTCGGATCTTGGTAAATTTGCCGTTAATGAGGATAATTTTTCGACCTTGGTTTCACTTAAGTCTAAAAAAGAAATATCAAAATATATTAAACAAATATGTGAGGAGAGTGATAAGAATGAATGA
- a CDS encoding GNAT family N-acetyltransferase has translation MIIKKADKSDIKELKDIRIKFLKYEFKETIKNNESNIKRELLSYFKEHLNKDFYAYIALEGNKIISSAFISISNMPSGVNFINGKIGTVLNVFTVEDFRRQGIAKKLTEKLIEDASYINLDYIELNSTKEGYELYNKLGFKEIKTNYVPMKYDFNNK, from the coding sequence TTGATAATAAAAAAAGCAGATAAAAGCGATATAAAAGAACTTAAAGATATAAGAATTAAATTCCTTAAATATGAATTTAAAGAAACTATTAAAAATAATGAAAGCAATATAAAAAGAGAATTATTATCATATTTTAAAGAACACTTAAACAAAGACTTTTATGCTTATATAGCACTAGAAGGAAATAAAATAATTTCATCTGCATTTATTTCCATTTCAAATATGCCATCAGGAGTAAATTTTATAAACGGTAAAATAGGAACGGTACTCAATGTATTTACAGTAGAAGATTTTAGAAGACAGGGAATCGCAAAGAAACTTACGGAAAAATTAATAGAGGATGCAAGTTATATAAACCTTGATTATATCGAACTGAACTCAACAAAAGAAGGTTATGAATTATATAACAAACTTGGATTTAAAGAAATCAAAACAAACTATGTCCCCATGAAATACGATTTTAACAACAAATAA
- a CDS encoding prolyl-tRNA synthetase associated domain-containing protein, whose product MNKQETYEYFKNSNIDYEVVEHEKVFTIDEVDELNIPGKEKIAKNLFLRDDKKLNYYLVTLPAHKKADLKSLRKEIGSRRLSFAQNKDVENILNVTAGSVTPIAVINDVGNKVISVFDEELKNKAIGIHPMENSATVFISFEDLIKSIKDYQNRIIICKIK is encoded by the coding sequence GTGAACAAACAGGAAACATATGAATATTTTAAAAATTCAAATATAGATTATGAAGTAGTTGAACATGAAAAAGTATTTACGATCGATGAAGTCGATGAACTTAATATACCGGGAAAAGAAAAAATCGCAAAGAATTTATTTTTAAGAGATGATAAAAAGTTAAATTATTACCTTGTTACACTTCCCGCACATAAAAAAGCCGATTTGAAGAGTTTAAGAAAAGAAATCGGAAGCAGAAGACTTAGTTTTGCCCAAAATAAAGATGTTGAAAATATATTAAATGTAACCGCAGGCAGCGTGACACCTATAGCGGTAATAAACGACGTGGGAAATAAAGTTATTTCCGTATTTGACGAAGAGCTTAAAAATAAAGCAATAGGTATTCATCCGATGGAAAACTCGGCTACCGTATTTATATCATTTGAAGATTTAATAAAGTCAATAAAAGATTATCAAAACAGAATTATAATATGCAAAATAAAATAA
- a CDS encoding EFR1 family ferrodoxin (N-terminal region resembles flavodoxins. C-terminal ferrodoxin region binds two 4Fe-4S clusters.): MQNKIKEAKSNMLGIYFSGTGNTKYCIDKFVKNIESDAKILSIESENIKEELLNNKDIVFAYPIYYSSLPKIVRDFILNNKDLFKNKNVFIIATMGLFSGDGAGCSARILKKYGANIMGGLQVKMPDCIADVKALKRSKEENKQIILKAESKIINAAQKYKNNAPTKEGLSIIYHIAGLVGQRLWFYNKTKEYSSKLKVDNNKCTKCNRCISLCPMNNLKVIDNKINTKNKCTMCYRCITNCPAKAITLLGKNVIEQNNINNYIN; this comes from the coding sequence ATGCAAAATAAAATAAAGGAAGCAAAAAGTAATATGTTAGGGATTTATTTCAGCGGTACGGGAAACACAAAATATTGTATTGATAAATTTGTAAAAAATATTGAAAGTGATGCAAAGATATTATCAATAGAAAGCGAAAATATAAAAGAAGAATTATTAAATAATAAAGATATTGTATTTGCGTATCCCATATATTATAGTTCTCTTCCCAAAATAGTGAGAGATTTTATTTTAAATAATAAAGACTTATTTAAAAATAAAAATGTATTTATTATTGCAACTATGGGGTTATTCAGCGGAGACGGTGCGGGGTGTTCAGCCAGAATACTAAAAAAATACGGAGCCAATATCATGGGAGGTCTCCAGGTAAAAATGCCCGACTGCATTGCGGATGTAAAGGCCTTGAAAAGGAGTAAAGAAGAAAATAAACAAATAATATTAAAAGCAGAAAGCAAAATTATAAATGCGGCTCAAAAATATAAAAATAATGCTCCAACAAAAGAAGGACTCAGTATTATTTATCATATAGCCGGATTAGTCGGTCAAAGACTTTGGTTTTATAATAAAACCAAAGAATATTCCTCTAAACTTAAAGTTGATAATAATAAATGTACAAAATGCAATAGATGTATTTCTCTATGTCCTATGAACAATTTAAAAGTTATAGATAATAAAATAAATACAAAAAATAAATGCACCATGTGCTACAGATGTATAACAAATTGTCCGGCAAAAGCTATAACGCTTCTTGGGAAAAACGTTATTGAACAAAATAATATAAATAATTATATAAATTAA
- the larA gene encoding nickel-dependent lactate racemase, with translation MSYKLRYDKIEFDVKLKDENIKEVLESNDLGLTKKTPKEHIKDALDNPIGSDKLNKKIDKDDKVCIIISDITRKWQSSKMYLPILVDELNKAGVKDDDITILSATGTHRKQTEEEHKELIGELYGRIEIIDHVCTDDENMVYMGTTSHGTPIKLNKVAVNADKVIITGGVVYHFLAGFGGGRKSIVPGIAARETIMKHHSLSLNEGLGSGSNPFVRSANMSETNPFHTDLMEAAEMLKPAFLLNVVVDGDFNIIKAFAGDYVEAHKEACKMVDEMEGVYIDKKYPFVIATAGGFPKDINLYQGSKTLCNVMEIIEDNGTAIILFKCGEKFGDEDCEKQIKGYDNMYDREVALRNDFSIGAYVGYLFADFADKYNLILVTSIPKEEFKNTKAYVATTLDEALEIAKDLNGGSLDMETALLPHGANTLPKIRK, from the coding sequence ATGAGTTATAAATTAAGATATGACAAAATAGAATTTGATGTAAAGTTAAAGGATGAAAATATTAAAGAGGTTCTTGAATCCAACGATTTGGGACTTACTAAAAAGACACCCAAAGAACATATAAAAGACGCCTTAGATAACCCTATCGGAAGCGATAAATTAAATAAAAAGATAGATAAAGACGATAAGGTCTGCATTATAATATCCGATATAACAAGAAAGTGGCAGTCATCGAAAATGTATCTTCCAATTTTAGTGGACGAATTAAACAAAGCGGGAGTAAAAGATGATGATATAACTATTTTAAGTGCAACGGGAACGCACAGAAAACAGACAGAAGAAGAACATAAAGAACTAATAGGAGAACTCTACGGAAGGATAGAAATAATAGACCACGTTTGTACTGACGATGAAAATATGGTTTACATGGGAACAACTTCCCACGGTACGCCTATTAAATTAAATAAAGTCGCCGTAAATGCAGATAAAGTGATTATAACCGGCGGAGTAGTATATCATTTCCTTGCAGGTTTCGGAGGAGGCAGAAAAAGTATAGTTCCCGGGATTGCAGCAAGAGAAACTATAATGAAACACCACTCACTATCTTTAAATGAAGGACTCGGAAGCGGTTCAAATCCGTTTGTCAGAAGTGCAAATATGAGCGAAACAAATCCTTTCCATACGGACTTAATGGAAGCTGCAGAAATGCTTAAGCCTGCGTTTTTATTAAATGTAGTAGTAGACGGAGATTTTAATATAATAAAAGCATTTGCCGGAGATTATGTTGAAGCTCATAAAGAAGCCTGTAAAATGGTCGATGAAATGGAAGGAGTATATATAGATAAAAAATATCCTTTCGTCATTGCAACCGCAGGAGGCTTCCCAAAAGATATAAATCTCTATCAAGGTTCAAAGACTCTTTGCAATGTTATGGAGATAATAGAGGACAATGGAACTGCTATAATATTATTTAAATGCGGAGAAAAATTCGGAGACGAAGACTGCGAAAAACAAATCAAAGGATATGATAACATGTATGACAGAGAAGTCGCACTCAGAAATGATTTCTCCATAGGCGCATATGTAGGATATTTATTTGCTGATTTTGCAGATAAATATAATTTGATACTCGTAACAAGCATACCAAAGGAAGAATTTAAAAACACAAAAGCATATGTAGCAACAACACTGGATGAAGCACTTGAAATAGCAAAAGACTTAAACGGAGGCAGTCTTGATATGGAAACTGCATTACTTCCTCACGGAGCAAATACACTTCCCAAAATAAGAAAATAA
- a CDS encoding helix-turn-helix domain-containing protein, producing the protein MGFSEKLKKLRIDNEMSQENLAELLNVSRSAIAKWESSKGMPDLENIKMIAPIFDVTIDSLIRDEEEIETTEEGFCFKIAGAGVGIGLVLGFLFRDFGVNNMGAWGIGFGIIGYIIGYVIIEIKNK; encoded by the coding sequence ATGGGGTTTTCAGAAAAATTAAAAAAATTAAGAATTGATAATGAGATGTCACAGGAGAATTTAGCAGAACTTTTAAATGTTTCACGTTCGGCTATTGCAAAATGGGAAAGTTCAAAGGGAATGCCGGATTTAGAGAATATAAAGATGATAGCTCCAATATTTGATGTTACTATCGATTCTCTTATCAGGGATGAAGAGGAAATAGAAACGACGGAAGAAGGGTTTTGTTTTAAGATTGCGGGAGCGGGAGTCGGCATAGGGTTAGTCTTGGGATTTTTATTCCGAGATTTTGGCGTAAATAATATGGGAGCATGGGGGATAGGGTTTGGAATAATCGGGTATATTATAGGTTATGTCATTATTGAAATAAAAAACAAATAA